GTGGACAACGCCATCAAGTACGCCGGTGACGGTGCCGCCATTCGTATCGGCCAAAATGGCCGCGAAGTGGTCATTGCCGATAATGGTCCGGGGATCCCACCTGAAAGCCGCGAGCGGGTGTTCGAGCGCCTGGTGCGGCTCGACCCCAGCCGCCATCATCAGGGCACAGGGCTTGGCCTGTCGATGGTGAAGGCGATATTATCGCGCCATCAGGCCCACATACGCCTCGAAGACAACCAACCGGGTCTGAGAGCCGTCATCGAGTTTCAATAAGCAATGTATCGCATCATCGCCGACGAGGCAGATTTCCTCCTTATCGACAAGGCACCCGGCGTGCACTTTCACAGCCAGGATGGCAGCGCCGGCGTGGTGGCGCAGGCCGAATCGGATTTGGGGATAAAGCTCTACTCAGTGCACAGGCTCGATACCCTCACATCGGGCCTCATCATACTGGCCAAGTCCAGCGCTGCAGCCGCAGAATTTACCGAGCTGTTCAGCCAACATGGGGTGCAGAAATACTATCTGGCGCTGGCCAGAGGCAAGCCAAAGAAGAAGCAAGGCAAGATTGCAGGCGATATGGCCAAGTCACGCCGCAGCCAATACAAATTGCTGCGCACCATGGAAAACCCGGCCGTGACTCAATTTGTTTCCGCCTCTGTGGCCGAGGGGTTAAGGGCCTATCTGCTCAGGCCGCTCACCGGGAAAACCCATCAGCTCAGGGTCGCTCTGGCGAGCCTTGGCACACCCATACTCGGCGACGCCCTCTATGGCGGCGCCCCTTCAGACAGGGGCTATTTGCACGCCTGGCAGCTGGAGTTTCAATTTCGAGGCCAGGAGTATCGCTTCGAAACCAAACCTTCGGTGGGTGAGGAATTCACTTCAGAAGCCTTATCACAACTGCTTGAAAACGACTGGCGAGCCCCATCATCCCTGGACTGGCCCGGCCGTTGAGTCCACCACACAGTTGCGGCCACCGGCCTTGGCCTGGTACATGGCGTGATCGGCAGACGAAATCAGCTGCGAAACACTGAGCCCATCTGCTATCGCGGCGCAGCCGAAACTGGCGCTCAGCGCGACCTCGTCATCGTCCCAGCGCAGCGCGGTCGCCGCAA
The window above is part of the Shewanella litorisediminis genome. Proteins encoded here:
- a CDS encoding TIGR01621 family pseudouridine synthase codes for the protein MYRIIADEADFLLIDKAPGVHFHSQDGSAGVVAQAESDLGIKLYSVHRLDTLTSGLIILAKSSAAAAEFTELFSQHGVQKYYLALARGKPKKKQGKIAGDMAKSRRSQYKLLRTMENPAVTQFVSASVAEGLRAYLLRPLTGKTHQLRVALASLGTPILGDALYGGAPSDRGYLHAWQLEFQFRGQEYRFETKPSVGEEFTSEALSQLLENDWRAPSSLDWPGR